The Actinobacillus equuli genome includes a window with the following:
- a CDS encoding helix-turn-helix transcriptional regulator, with amino-acid sequence MKKFQTFTEEDHAILASYFPIVDGIAALIGEHCEIVLHSLEFLENSAIYIANGHNTDRKIGSPLTDKALKSLHQMKTDSVSKPYFTRSKGGVLMKSVTVAIRNSKQHVIGFICININLDVPASQFLSAFIAPLQDDEDTAVNFASSVEDLVAQTIEHTIEETMADRNVANNNKNRHIVVSLYEKGIFDIKDAINQVADRLNISRHTVYLYIRQIKQDNE; translated from the coding sequence ATGAAAAAATTCCAAACTTTTACTGAAGAAGATCATGCGATTTTAGCCTCTTACTTTCCGATTGTAGACGGTATTGCCGCCTTAATCGGCGAACACTGCGAGATCGTATTACACTCGTTAGAATTTCTTGAAAATTCTGCAATCTATATCGCAAACGGACACAATACCGATCGCAAAATCGGCTCGCCTCTGACCGATAAAGCGCTTAAATCGTTACATCAAATGAAAACGGATAGCGTATCTAAGCCTTATTTTACACGCTCTAAAGGCGGTGTATTAATGAAATCCGTCACGGTTGCGATCCGTAATAGTAAACAACACGTTATTGGTTTTATCTGCATTAATATCAATTTAGATGTGCCGGCATCGCAATTTTTAAGCGCCTTTATCGCACCGCTACAAGATGACGAAGACACAGCGGTTAATTTTGCGAGTTCTGTGGAAGATTTAGTTGCTCAAACTATCGAACATACGATTGAAGAAACCATGGCGGATCGTAATGTTGCTAATAACAATAAAAATCGCCATATTGTTGTATCGTTATATGAGAAAGGCATTTTTGATATCAAAGATGCGATCAATCAAGTAGCTGATCGATTAAATATTTCTCGCCATACCGTTTACCTTTATATCCGACAAATTAAACAGGATAACGAATAA
- the tusD gene encoding sulfurtransferase complex subunit TusD, with translation MDYVLAIKSPVYGAQGAYLAYQVAEALLAAEHNIKQVFFFQDGISNANALVNPASDEINLLEKWQHLAKLHGLPLHLCISAAQRRGVVDHQTSKTQQTNLAEGFILAGLGEFSQAVLKADRLLTF, from the coding sequence ATGGATTATGTACTTGCGATAAAATCGCCTGTTTACGGTGCACAAGGGGCATATTTAGCTTATCAAGTTGCTGAAGCATTATTAGCTGCAGAACATAACATTAAACAAGTATTTTTCTTTCAAGACGGTATCAGCAATGCAAATGCTTTAGTAAACCCTGCAAGTGATGAAATAAACTTATTAGAAAAATGGCAACACCTCGCAAAATTACACGGTTTACCCTTACACCTCTGTATTTCTGCTGCACAAAGACGGGGAGTTGTGGATCATCAAACCAGTAAAACCCAGCAAACGAATCTTGCCGAAGGTTTTATACTGGCAGGACTTGGTGAATTTAGCCAAGCGGTACTCAAAGCAGACAGACTATTAACCTTTTAA
- the tusC gene encoding sulfurtransferase complex subunit TusC, translating into MMKKYKLAFLFTQPPFGTATSREGLDALLAASAFCAEDEIAICFLNDGIFNLLAQQQPNIIVQKDHISTFKLIELYDLTECFICEESINQRALSNAEWILPNANIIPQTELFAILAQAEKVLTF; encoded by the coding sequence ATGATGAAAAAATATAAACTTGCATTCCTTTTTACTCAACCGCCTTTTGGAACGGCAACCAGTCGCGAAGGCTTAGATGCTTTACTTGCTGCCAGCGCTTTTTGTGCCGAAGATGAAATCGCTATTTGCTTTTTAAATGACGGTATATTCAATCTATTAGCACAGCAGCAGCCGAATATTATCGTACAGAAAGATCATATCTCAACTTTTAAATTAATTGAGCTATATGATTTAACCGAATGTTTTATTTGTGAAGAGTCTATCAACCAAAGAGCATTAAGCAATGCCGAATGGATTTTACCTAACGCAAATATCATCCCCCAAACAGAGCTGTTTGCCATTCTTGCGCAAGCTGAAAAGGTACTAACGTTCTAA